One genomic segment of Terriglobia bacterium includes these proteins:
- a CDS encoding Gfo/Idh/MocA family oxidoreductase gives MPGEDAEPVTVLMVAIGGYGFHYLKTLLDELPPSRCRLAGVVDPMAERSLLWPVVSHFGIPACSSIDEFYEEGHHADLAVISSPIHWHVPQSLVALSRGSSVLCDKPLGATIQEARELVEGRDHSGRWVMIGYQWSYSRAILALKRDILAGLFGCPRRLSTLCCWPRDSGYYGRNDWAGRLLDQPTGRWVLDSPANNAMAHFLHNLLFVLGSEMHLSAQPRSVQAEMYRANSIESADTAACRVLTENGTELLFYASHATERAIDPRFHFEFEEAVITCGEEGGEIVALDRKGNLKSYGAPDDTSQFRKLVAAIDYVRGEGTIACGPEAAMAQTLCVNGMHDSVFEIPSFPVMQVRREGAPGRMIVAGLDDTLLCCYRQGKLPRETGVAWAVAGRSVSLSDYRCFPGGAS, from the coding sequence ATGCCAGGAGAAGACGCTGAGCCCGTAACCGTTCTGATGGTCGCCATTGGCGGCTACGGATTCCATTATCTGAAGACTCTGCTCGATGAGCTGCCGCCCTCGCGTTGCCGACTAGCGGGTGTTGTGGACCCGATGGCAGAGCGCTCGCTGCTGTGGCCGGTTGTGAGCCACTTTGGCATTCCGGCCTGTTCGTCCATCGACGAGTTCTATGAGGAAGGCCACCACGCCGATCTGGCCGTGATCTCCTCGCCGATTCACTGGCATGTGCCGCAGAGCCTCGTTGCGCTGTCTCGCGGGTCTTCGGTCCTCTGCGACAAGCCGCTGGGAGCGACGATCCAGGAGGCCCGGGAACTCGTCGAGGGCAGGGACCACTCCGGCCGCTGGGTCATGATCGGCTACCAGTGGTCGTACTCCAGAGCGATACTCGCACTCAAGCGCGACATCCTGGCCGGCCTCTTCGGGTGCCCCAGGCGGCTCTCGACGCTCTGTTGCTGGCCCCGGGACTCGGGTTACTACGGCCGCAACGACTGGGCCGGCCGTCTCCTGGATCAGCCTACGGGACGCTGGGTGCTCGATAGCCCCGCGAACAACGCGATGGCGCATTTCCTTCACAATCTCCTCTTCGTCCTTGGGTCTGAAATGCACCTGAGCGCGCAGCCGCGATCGGTGCAGGCCGAGATGTACCGGGCCAATTCGATCGAGAGTGCCGACACGGCTGCGTGCCGGGTGCTGACCGAGAATGGCACCGAGCTGCTGTTTTACGCATCCCACGCGACTGAGCGGGCCATTGACCCGCGTTTCCACTTTGAGTTCGAGGAGGCGGTTATCACCTGCGGCGAGGAGGGGGGTGAGATCGTGGCTCTGGACCGCAAGGGAAACCTCAAGTCCTACGGCGCGCCGGATGACACATCGCAGTTCCGGAAACTGGTCGCCGCCATTGACTACGTGAGGGGTGAGGGCACGATCGCCTGCGGCCCCGAGGCCGCCATGGCGCAGACGCTCTGCGTCAACGGCATGCATGACTCGGTGTTTGAAATTCCATCGTTCCCGGTTATGCAGGTGCGCCGGGAGGGGGCGCCCGGGCGCATGATCGTCGCCGGCCTCGACGACACCCTCCTGTGTTGCTATCGCCAGGGGAAGCTTCCCCGCGAAACCGGTGTCGCGTGGGCGGTCGCAGGCCGGTCGGTCAGTCTCTCCGATTACCGCTGTTTCCCGGGTGGAGCATCATGA